The DNA sequence GGGTCATCGTGATCGAGTTCGGCGCCGAGCCGGTTGAGTTCCATCGACAACGGCGGAAGCCAGTCCGGCCCGACGGTGCGGGGCCGGATGAGGTAGCCGCCGTTGGCATAGCTCTGAAGCGCCTCGTCATCGAGCGGGCCCTGATCGGCACTGCCCCACACACCGGGTTCGATGCGCGGGATCGGTGGGATCGCGTGGTCGAGTCGGGTTGGATAGTGATCGTCAGTGCGTGTGTTCATAGGCAAACTTCGTTGGCTAGTTGGTCATGCGATTTGCGCTGGCGGAGGGTACGCCCCTGTCTCGTCGTGGACCTCACGGCCGGTGACCGGCGGGTTGAACACACACAGCATACGCATCTGCTCGTCGCAGCGGATGCGATGGCGTTCATGCCCGTTGAGCAGGTACATCGAGCCGGCTTTGAGGGGATGCTCCTCACCGGTCTCGAGGTTGGTCAGCAGGCCGGAGCCCTCGACCAGCCAGACGGCCTCCACGTGGTACTGGTAGTGGAACTCGTTGACCGAGCCGGCCTGGATCGTCGTCTCGTGGAACGAGAATCCGACCGCGTCGTCGGCCAGAATGATGCGCTTCGATCTCCAAGTTCCGTCCGACACGTCGCGTTCGGTGCCGGTGATGTCGTCAGTGGTGCGCACGATCATGAAATTGTCACTCCTCGGGTGTGGGTTTCGGTCAGCCGAGTGCGGCGGAGATGGACTCGTCGAGCACCTCGAGCCCGGCGGTCAGGTCGGCCTCCGATGTGGTCAGCGGCGGCAGCAGCTTGACGACCTCGTCGGCCGGGCCACTGGTTTCGGCGAGCAGACCACGTTCGAACGCAGCCTTGCAGACTGCACCGGCCAGATCGGCATCCTCGAACTTCAGCCCCTGGACCATACCGCGGCCGCGGGCGCTGATGCCGTCGCGGTTGGCGGCCATCTTCTCCATCAGATCGCGCATGAGCGTGCCCTTGGCCAGCGTCTCATCGCTGAACGTGCTGTCCTGCCAATAGGTTTCCAGTGCCTTGGTGGCAGTGATGAAGGCCGGGTTGTGTCCGCGGAAGGTGCCGTTGTGCTCGCCGGGGGTCCACACGTCGAGGTCGCGACGGAACAGCGTCAGTGCCATCGGCAGCCCGTAGCCGCTGATCGACTTGGACAGCGTGACGATGTCGGGCGTGATCCCGGCTTCCTCGAAGCTGAAGAACGGTCCGGTGCGTCCGCACCCCATCTGCACGTCGTCGACGATCAGCAGGATGTCGCGCTTTCGGCACAGCTGCTCCAGCGCCTGCAGCCATTCGGCGCGGGCGACGTTGACGCCGCCTTCGCCCTGCACGGTCTCCACGATCACCGCGGCCGGACGGTTCAGCCCGCCGCCGGAGTCGTCGAGCACCCGCTCGAACCAGTG is a window from the Mycolicibacterium poriferae genome containing:
- a CDS encoding ectoine synthase, whose protein sequence is MIVRTTDDITGTERDVSDGTWRSKRIILADDAVGFSFHETTIQAGSVNEFHYQYHVEAVWLVEGSGLLTNLETGEEHPLKAGSMYLLNGHERHRIRCDEQMRMLCVFNPPVTGREVHDETGAYPPPAQIA
- the ectB gene encoding diaminobutyrate--2-oxoglutarate transaminase; amino-acid sequence: MTITTESTLSQPSLPDEYTSIESEVRSYCRGWPTVMDTAQGSWVTDVDGRRYLDFFGGAGALNYGHNNPALKQALIDYLTSDKIVHSLDMATVAKTDFLRTFNDVILAPRKLDYKVQFPGPTGANAVESALKLARKVTGRESIINFTNAFHGMTLGALSVTGNSMKRAGAGIPLVHATPMPYDNYFDGVTEDFHWFERVLDDSGGGLNRPAAVIVETVQGEGGVNVARAEWLQALEQLCRKRDILLIVDDVQMGCGRTGPFFSFEEAGITPDIVTLSKSISGYGLPMALTLFRRDLDVWTPGEHNGTFRGHNPAFITATKALETYWQDSTFSDETLAKGTLMRDLMEKMAANRDGISARGRGMVQGLKFEDADLAGAVCKAAFERGLLAETSGPADEVVKLLPPLTTSEADLTAGLEVLDESISAALG